The following coding sequences are from one Salinicoccus sp. Bachu38 window:
- a CDS encoding sugar O-acetyltransferase produces MTEKEKMLRGEYYDPRDPTLVHLRDNAENLMNQYNHPHGEEKGRLLDMLFGYHAEGLSIRAPFYCDYGINIKVGRNFYANYNCVFLDVARITIGDDVFFGPNVSLITVNHPIDPEKRKQGLEYAEEITIGDNVWIGADVTVNPGVTIGENTVIGSGAVVVKDIPANVVAAGNPCKTIRTIEAEGE; encoded by the coding sequence ATGACCGAAAAGGAAAAGATGCTGCGGGGTGAATACTATGACCCCAGGGATCCAACCCTTGTGCACTTGAGGGATAATGCCGAGAATCTGATGAACCAGTATAACCATCCGCACGGTGAAGAGAAAGGGCGGCTGCTCGATATGCTGTTTGGCTATCATGCCGAAGGACTCAGCATCCGTGCGCCATTCTACTGCGACTACGGCATCAACATCAAAGTCGGGCGCAATTTCTATGCAAACTATAACTGTGTTTTTCTGGATGTCGCAAGGATTACGATCGGTGATGATGTGTTTTTCGGACCGAATGTGTCACTCATTACAGTCAACCATCCCATCGACCCTGAAAAAAGGAAGCAGGGCCTGGAATATGCTGAGGAGATTACGATAGGCGACAATGTATGGATCGGTGCGGATGTCACGGTCAATCCGGGAGTTACAATCGGCGAGAACACGGTTATCGGATCCGGCGCGGTCGTCGTCAAGGATATTCCGGCGAATGTAGTGGCTGCCGGCAACCCCTGCAAAACGATCCGGACGATTGAAGCGGAAGGGGAATGA
- a CDS encoding ZIP family metal transporter: MIDTFMGFDPWLQALTATLFTWITTGLGAAVVFFTKEVNDKFLDTMLGFAGGVMIAASFWSLLAPAIEHSQSHFIGEWFPPAVGFLLGGLFIYAFDQMIPHAHRNAPEDRMEGWRAKKKRRSTLLVFSLTLHNIPEGLAIGIAFGAVSANGDGAAIAAGAATLALGIGLQNIPEGMAVSMPLRGEGMSRTKSFLLGWMSAVVEPIAAVIGVVAISFMSPVLPYALALAAGAMIFVVVEEVIPSTQENGHSDLAAMSLMLGFTLMMILDVALG; encoded by the coding sequence ATGATAGATACATTTATGGGATTCGACCCATGGCTGCAGGCACTCACAGCCACACTGTTCACATGGATTACAACGGGGCTGGGGGCAGCCGTCGTATTTTTCACAAAAGAAGTGAATGATAAGTTTCTCGATACGATGCTCGGCTTCGCAGGGGGTGTCATGATTGCAGCAAGTTTCTGGTCCCTGCTCGCCCCTGCAATCGAGCACAGCCAGAGTCACTTCATCGGGGAATGGTTCCCGCCGGCAGTCGGTTTTCTGCTCGGTGGCCTGTTCATCTATGCATTCGACCAGATGATTCCCCATGCGCACAGGAACGCCCCGGAAGACCGGATGGAAGGGTGGCGGGCAAAGAAAAAACGGCGGAGCACACTGCTCGTATTCTCTCTGACGCTACATAACATTCCCGAAGGGCTCGCCATCGGTATCGCATTCGGTGCCGTTTCCGCCAACGGGGATGGAGCGGCCATCGCAGCAGGCGCTGCCACACTGGCGCTTGGCATCGGCCTTCAGAACATTCCGGAGGGGATGGCAGTATCCATGCCGCTCCGTGGTGAGGGCATGTCGCGGACGAAGAGCTTCCTCCTAGGATGGATGTCGGCAGTCGTCGAACCGATTGCAGCCGTCATCGGTGTTGTAGCCATTTCATTCATGAGCCCGGTACTGCCCTATGCACTCGCGCTGGCAGCAGGTGCAATGATCTTTGTCGTTGTCGAAGAGGTCATTCCGAGCACCCAGGAAAACGGCCACTCCGACCTTGCAGCAATGAGCCTCATGCTCGGATTCACCCTCATGATGATCCTCGATGTCGCGCTCGGATAG
- a CDS encoding DUF1722 domain-containing protein — protein MKTSADVIIDLIERFDVHDPGARRAHGNGEHHEAAVHLNDKGKQIFGNVTQATVRLSNAATSEKVPNKLVNIKGCSVRFHHPLRPIDIVGVNFPYFPLGTAAEVTSVMYNVNLYLKQKSARRFIDIFQPGGLYRDLDTLLKWLPKRTDMDYKYYTAQSYGDDPLKFRLDYDPQTSNIELYAEKDGHVTEYRPEGEMHLGHISVDQEPNGEEIKFLDTMNAPFGRDPNGEIPLLRHFLYRRSFLGRMKEAELDQKKFDMLGELWKEEQLFVLLKSPQLHEEVQKLIESGTSMSVGEFGRLLDQAYDMAHDAENVRNYMKTVWEHFRNEADEGETARYQELQGASDIDEIHTFIAGMALKHEVPELLDSIVVKLLGRREVQRIKKGRI, from the coding sequence ATGAAAACGTCAGCAGATGTCATCATCGATCTGATCGAGCGGTTCGATGTTCATGATCCGGGGGCGAGAAGAGCACATGGGAACGGTGAGCATCATGAAGCGGCAGTGCACCTGAATGACAAAGGGAAGCAGATTTTCGGGAATGTTACACAGGCGACCGTGCGGCTGTCGAATGCAGCGACTTCGGAAAAGGTGCCGAACAAACTGGTGAACATCAAAGGGTGTTCGGTCAGGTTTCATCATCCATTGAGGCCGATTGATATCGTCGGTGTCAATTTTCCTTATTTCCCACTGGGCACTGCAGCGGAAGTGACCAGTGTAATGTATAACGTCAACCTGTATTTGAAACAGAAAAGCGCACGCCGGTTCATCGACATATTTCAGCCCGGCGGCCTGTACCGGGATCTGGATACGCTCCTAAAATGGCTGCCGAAGCGGACGGATATGGATTATAAGTATTACACGGCCCAGAGCTATGGGGACGATCCACTTAAATTCCGTCTGGACTATGACCCGCAGACCAGCAATATCGAACTCTATGCAGAAAAGGATGGACACGTCACAGAGTATCGTCCGGAAGGTGAAATGCATCTCGGCCACATTTCGGTCGACCAGGAGCCGAACGGGGAGGAAATAAAATTCCTCGATACGATGAATGCACCATTCGGCCGGGATCCGAATGGGGAGATTCCGCTGCTCCGCCATTTCCTTTACAGGCGGTCCTTCCTCGGCCGCATGAAGGAGGCGGAACTCGATCAGAAGAAATTCGACATGCTCGGGGAGTTGTGGAAAGAGGAGCAGCTTTTCGTTCTCCTGAAAAGTCCGCAGCTCCATGAGGAAGTGCAGAAACTGATCGAATCGGGCACCAGCATGTCCGTCGGAGAATTCGGAAGGCTGCTTGATCAGGCCTATGATATGGCCCATGATGCAGAAAATGTCCGGAACTATATGAAGACGGTATGGGAGCATTTCAGGAATGAGGCCGATGAAGGTGAGACGGCCCGGTATCAGGAGTTGCAGGGGGCTTCCGATATCGATGAAATCCATACATTCATAGCCGGCATGGCCCTGAAGCATGAAGTGCCGGAGCTGCTCGACTCGATTGTCGTCAAACTTCTGGGAAGACGCGAAGTGCAAAGGATAAAGAAAGGAAGGATATAG
- a CDS encoding SDR family oxidoreductase encodes MKVLVIGANGQVGHQLVEKLKDKGHQPVAMVRKEEQVEQFKDKGIDTVLGDLQKDFSHAFEDVDSVVFAAGSGGDTGTDMTVLIDQEGAIESVDNAKKAGVKHFVILSSMGADDPKNAEQIQPYLYAKHRADEYLRDSGLDFTILRPGKLTNDPGTGKVRLFEGGTEIAEIPREDVANVLTHIVDTNKPEGKTYYLHEGDTPVEDTL; translated from the coding sequence ATGAAAGTACTAGTTATTGGTGCAAATGGTCAGGTCGGCCATCAACTTGTAGAAAAATTGAAAGACAAGGGTCATCAGCCGGTGGCAATGGTCCGCAAGGAAGAGCAAGTGGAACAGTTTAAAGACAAGGGAATCGATACGGTGCTCGGTGACTTGCAGAAAGACTTCTCCCATGCGTTCGAAGATGTCGACTCTGTCGTATTCGCGGCAGGATCCGGTGGTGATACAGGTACGGATATGACCGTTCTGATCGACCAGGAAGGTGCAATAGAGTCTGTGGATAATGCGAAAAAAGCTGGCGTCAAACACTTCGTCATACTCAGTTCCATGGGAGCGGATGATCCGAAAAATGCAGAGCAGATACAGCCTTATCTGTATGCCAAGCACCGTGCAGACGAATACCTCAGGGATTCAGGCCTCGACTTTACAATTCTGCGTCCAGGCAAGTTGACGAATGACCCGGGTACGGGCAAGGTCAGACTCTTTGAAGGCGGCACTGAAATCGCCGAAATTCCAAGGGAAGACGTTGCAAATGTACTGACGCACATTGTCGATACAAACAAGCCTGAAGGCAAGACGTATTATCTGCATGAAGGCGATACACCAGTGGAAGATACACTATAA
- a CDS encoding FecCD family ABC transporter permease: protein MNRHVALVAATTFLAGTLSLLIGSVELAGLPPGQSKNIIFNIRLPRVLFAIILGAALAMSGVVFQIVLRNPMADSFTLGMANAAVLGSAASVTGVLPLVLRPLASIVAGLLALALVLAAARRLETTYRPETLIIIGVLLGAMMSGILYIIVLIAPDQTESIVRYMFGSLSGIDYDAVLLTGVLTLLSGAVLYRAGGALDLLNLGDARAYSLGVDARKIRPLLLVVASIPPLVAISFTGLVALVGIIVPQMILYFKPLMFRPLFILSSLYGALYIIIIDTIGRTAIAPIQIPTGVMVMVSAVPLFIFLMYKRVLTGVRQ, encoded by the coding sequence ATGAATAGACATGTCGCCCTCGTTGCAGCAACAACCTTTCTGGCAGGCACCTTGAGCCTACTCATCGGTTCTGTGGAGCTGGCCGGCCTCCCGCCCGGCCAGAGCAAGAATATCATTTTCAACATCCGGCTGCCGCGCGTACTGTTCGCAATCATCCTCGGAGCTGCCCTTGCGATGAGCGGGGTGGTCTTTCAGATTGTACTGCGCAACCCGATGGCCGACAGCTTCACCCTCGGGATGGCGAATGCCGCCGTCCTCGGCAGTGCGGCCTCCGTCACCGGAGTGCTGCCCCTGGTCCTCCGCCCGCTGGCGAGTATCGTCGCAGGGCTGCTGGCCCTCGCACTCGTCCTGGCAGCAGCCAGGCGGCTCGAGACCACCTACCGTCCTGAAACGCTGATCATCATCGGGGTGCTGCTTGGGGCGATGATGAGTGGAATCCTCTATATCATCGTGCTCATCGCCCCCGATCAGACCGAATCCATCGTCCGCTACATGTTCGGTTCGTTATCGGGCATAGATTACGATGCGGTGCTGCTGACGGGGGTGCTGACCCTGCTGTCGGGCGCAGTACTGTATCGTGCCGGTGGTGCGCTCGACCTGCTCAACCTGGGTGATGCCAGGGCGTACAGCCTCGGCGTCGATGCAAGGAAGATCCGTCCCCTGCTGCTTGTGGTCGCATCGATCCCCCCGCTTGTTGCGATCAGCTTCACCGGCCTGGTGGCACTGGTCGGCATCATCGTCCCGCAGATGATCCTCTATTTTAAACCGCTGATGTTCCGTCCGCTCTTCATACTCTCTTCACTGTATGGTGCGTTATACATCATCATCATCGATACCATCGGGCGTACGGCCATTGCGCCCATCCAGATTCCTACAGGGGTGATGGTGATGGTTTCGGCGGTGCCGCTCTTCATCTTCCTGATGTACAAGCGGGTGCTCACCGGAGTCCGGCAGTGA
- a CDS encoding M24 family metallopeptidase: MTGKYKERVERLTSMLDIDMVVVTEPTNVFYFTGCYIQPHERVLALLINVKTNDTALMFPALDQEVVNDTATVDNHLPYNDGEDAFRLIFEHAIDAESLGIEGGHVTYNRYQRFLENYTADQIYSVEDEINRLRGKKDEDDKEKLQEAVDITEKALADLVNEPVSGKTEKEIAEFLLGRVKVHGAVDVSFGPLVLTGENSALPHGTSGDTVVEPGHFLLIDFGVVTKDRYVSDMTRTFIIGDPTEEQEAIYNSVLRANEAGIRQAQIGAPMNALDEAARDEIKADGYGEYFTHRIGHGLGLGLHEAPSLDAQNTDKLEKGHVITVEPGVYKAGFGGVRIEDMLYIDDTTYIFTKFPKDIDSITIEG; the protein is encoded by the coding sequence ATGACAGGGAAATACAAAGAGAGAGTGGAACGGCTCACATCAATGCTTGATATCGATATGGTGGTCGTTACAGAACCGACAAATGTCTTTTATTTCACAGGCTGCTATATCCAGCCGCATGAAAGGGTGCTCGCCCTGCTGATCAACGTAAAGACGAACGATACGGCACTGATGTTCCCGGCGCTTGACCAGGAAGTCGTCAATGATACGGCCACCGTCGATAACCACCTGCCGTACAATGATGGGGAGGATGCTTTCAGACTGATTTTTGAACATGCAATCGATGCAGAGTCACTCGGAATCGAAGGCGGTCACGTTACCTATAACCGCTATCAGAGGTTCCTTGAAAACTATACGGCCGACCAGATATACTCCGTAGAGGATGAAATCAACCGGCTGCGTGGCAAGAAGGACGAGGATGACAAGGAGAAGCTGCAGGAAGCGGTGGATATTACCGAAAAGGCTTTGGCCGATCTGGTGAACGAACCGGTATCAGGCAAAACGGAGAAGGAAATCGCTGAATTTCTGCTCGGCAGGGTGAAGGTTCATGGCGCGGTGGATGTATCGTTCGGCCCACTGGTACTGACGGGGGAAAACTCTGCACTGCCGCATGGTACGTCCGGGGATACGGTCGTCGAACCCGGACACTTCCTGCTCATCGATTTCGGTGTGGTGACGAAGGACCGCTATGTATCCGACATGACGCGGACATTCATCATCGGTGATCCGACCGAGGAGCAGGAGGCCATCTACAACTCCGTACTGAGGGCGAATGAAGCCGGCATCCGCCAGGCTCAGATTGGCGCACCGATGAATGCGCTCGATGAAGCGGCGCGCGATGAAATAAAGGCCGACGGCTACGGGGAATACTTCACCCACCGCATCGGACATGGACTGGGTCTCGGGCTCCACGAAGCGCCATCACTCGATGCACAGAATACGGACAAGCTTGAAAAGGGCCATGTCATTACTGTCGAGCCGGGTGTCTACAAGGCTGGATTCGGCGGTGTGCGTATAGAAGACATGCTGTATATCGACGATACGACGTACATCTTCACCAAGTTCCCGAAAGATATCGACAGTATTACAATCGAAGGATAG
- a CDS encoding S9 family peptidase encodes MTRKTSIQDIFKINSVSSPKVGADQRITTLITHLDEEKNDYITNLYRLQDGAMQQLTYQPERLSNIRHSNDDQWMLFIAKADDKPQVFLLNTAGGERVQLTKEKEGVNSADFSNDGKKVYYHVSNEKGNGEGEEKSKDEKDKKPEPVVIDRMKYKADSLGLLKEKYQAVKAIDLETREDEILFEGEENFTLHEMIGGDVYVYSTDDSEDPDFNFNQTLYIKNGDQQPKEVPTAEGGVVKVEASPDGEHLLIVEMGREFENATHATLHVYNIDTGDKKHITEGLDKPVGDYVAADTQQAIEPNPAQWISDTRFVFLVSDNGSVNLYEGSVQGETRPLLEDRHHIFGMDATEDFAVLAISSHASPGELYRFDFDSKKLEQLTHVNRTYVEETELVDPEDITFNSEDGTEVHGWFMKPAGFEDGGSYPMITNIHGGPHAFYGNTFFHEMQVLAAKGYGVLFVNPRGSHSYSQSFVDAVRGDYGGGDYSDIMAGVEYITGKYDWIDQDNLGVTGGSYGGFMTNWIVGHTNRFKAAVTQRSICNWVSFRGVSDIGYYFTDWQIQAEFGDIDKMWHHSPIKYVDAIDTPLLILHSERDFRCPIEQGEQLYIALKYQKKETQFVRFPEADHNLSRTGKPNLRIERLTHLTDWFGKYLD; translated from the coding sequence GTGACACGTAAAACGAGCATTCAGGACATTTTCAAAATCAATTCGGTCTCTTCGCCGAAAGTGGGCGCAGACCAGCGGATCACCACTCTGATCACGCATCTCGATGAGGAGAAGAACGACTACATCACCAACCTGTACCGACTTCAGGATGGCGCCATGCAGCAGCTTACATACCAGCCGGAACGCCTGTCCAATATCAGACATTCAAATGATGACCAGTGGATGCTGTTCATTGCAAAAGCGGATGACAAGCCGCAAGTGTTCCTGCTGAATACAGCAGGCGGCGAACGTGTCCAGCTGACGAAGGAAAAGGAAGGCGTCAACAGCGCAGATTTTTCAAACGATGGCAAGAAGGTCTATTATCATGTATCCAATGAGAAAGGGAATGGTGAAGGGGAAGAGAAGTCGAAAGACGAGAAAGATAAGAAGCCGGAACCGGTTGTCATCGACCGGATGAAATACAAGGCGGACAGCCTGGGCCTGCTCAAGGAGAAGTATCAGGCGGTGAAAGCCATTGATCTCGAAACACGGGAGGATGAGATCCTGTTCGAAGGGGAGGAGAACTTCACGCTCCACGAAATGATCGGTGGAGATGTGTATGTCTATTCCACGGATGACAGTGAGGATCCAGACTTCAACTTCAACCAGACGCTGTATATCAAAAACGGCGATCAGCAGCCTAAAGAGGTGCCGACCGCAGAAGGTGGCGTGGTGAAAGTTGAGGCATCACCCGATGGGGAACATCTGCTCATCGTCGAGATGGGGCGCGAGTTTGAGAATGCCACCCACGCGACACTGCACGTATATAACATCGATACAGGGGATAAGAAGCATATTACCGAAGGGCTCGACAAGCCGGTCGGCGACTATGTCGCTGCAGATACACAGCAGGCCATCGAACCCAACCCCGCCCAATGGATATCCGATACACGTTTCGTCTTCCTCGTATCGGACAACGGCAGCGTAAATCTTTACGAAGGCAGTGTGCAGGGCGAAACCAGACCGCTGCTCGAAGACCGCCACCATATCTTCGGCATGGATGCCACAGAGGATTTCGCGGTGCTCGCAATCTCCAGCCATGCATCTCCGGGTGAGCTGTACAGGTTCGACTTCGATTCGAAGAAGCTTGAGCAGCTGACACATGTCAACCGGACATATGTCGAGGAGACGGAACTTGTGGATCCCGAGGATATCACGTTCAACAGTGAGGACGGTACAGAAGTGCATGGATGGTTCATGAAGCCGGCAGGATTTGAAGACGGGGGAAGCTATCCGATGATCACGAATATCCACGGGGGGCCGCATGCATTCTATGGCAATACATTCTTCCATGAGATGCAGGTGCTTGCCGCCAAAGGCTACGGGGTCCTGTTCGTAAACCCAAGGGGCTCGCACAGCTATTCCCAGTCCTTCGTCGATGCCGTCAGGGGCGACTACGGCGGCGGGGACTACAGTGACATCATGGCCGGAGTCGAGTACATCACAGGAAAATACGACTGGATCGACCAGGACAACCTCGGTGTTACAGGCGGATCCTATGGTGGCTTCATGACCAACTGGATCGTCGGCCACACGAACCGTTTCAAAGCCGCCGTCACGCAGCGGAGCATCTGCAACTGGGTGAGCTTCCGTGGCGTTTCCGATATCGGCTACTACTTCACAGATTGGCAGATACAGGCGGAATTCGGCGATATCGACAAGATGTGGCACCATTCCCCGATCAAGTACGTCGACGCCATCGATACACCTCTGCTCATCCTCCACAGCGAGCGTGACTTCAGATGCCCGATCGAGCAGGGGGAGCAGCTGTATATCGCCCTCAAGTATCAGAAGAAGGAGACGCAGTTCGTCAGGTTCCCTGAAGCGGACCATAACCTCTCCCGCACAGGTAAGCCGAACTTGAGAATTGAACGCCTGACGCACTTGACGGACTGGTTTGGGAAGTATCTCGACTGA
- the nhaC gene encoding Na+/H+ antiporter NhaC, translating to MEKQREKKDFNIFMALLPLLLMITAMGTAVIWLGQDPHLPLIFGTASAAIVAMFYGYKWKEIEDMMYKGIRLALPAIVIIILVGLVIGSWIGGGIVATMIYYGLALISPALFLVTITVLCAIVALSIGSSWSTMATVGVAGMGIGISMGIPPAMVAGAVISGSYFGDKMSPMSDTTNLASGLTNTDLFVHIRHMFYTTIPGLIIALVAFFFLGRQFGGQGNGNDAEIAGMMQALDAQFIISPWLLLVPLAVIVCIAFKMSAIPALIVGIVLGFLCHILIQGGDLGTAIATLQGGYVIESNNDMINELFNNGGLESMMYTVSMTIVAMTFAGILEYSGMLQAIMKQVIKIAKGTLGIVTSTIVAAFATNATCSEQYISIVVPSRMFLRTYIEKNLHSKNLSRALEDGGTLTSVFIPWNTCGVFIYGVLGVAAWEYAPYAIFNLVVPFISIFLAATGIGIEKISDEEREDFLDKHYGEEKSKESLTPETV from the coding sequence ATGGAAAAACAAAGGGAAAAGAAAGACTTCAATATCTTCATGGCACTATTGCCGCTTCTGCTCATGATTACAGCAATGGGAACAGCGGTCATCTGGCTGGGACAGGATCCACACCTGCCGCTCATTTTCGGTACAGCTTCCGCAGCAATCGTCGCAATGTTCTACGGATATAAATGGAAAGAAATCGAGGATATGATGTACAAGGGGATCCGTCTGGCACTGCCGGCAATCGTCATCATCATACTCGTCGGCCTCGTCATCGGTTCATGGATTGGCGGGGGCATTGTGGCCACGATGATCTACTACGGCCTCGCACTAATCAGCCCGGCGCTGTTCCTGGTCACCATCACGGTACTCTGTGCGATTGTGGCACTGTCCATCGGCAGCTCCTGGTCCACGATGGCGACGGTCGGTGTCGCAGGAATGGGCATCGGCATAAGCATGGGGATTCCGCCGGCGATGGTCGCAGGTGCGGTCATATCCGGTTCGTATTTCGGTGACAAGATGTCCCCGATGTCCGATACGACGAACCTTGCTTCGGGCCTCACGAATACGGACCTGTTCGTACATATCAGGCATATGTTCTATACAACCATTCCGGGGCTCATCATCGCCCTGGTGGCATTCTTCTTCCTCGGCCGGCAGTTCGGAGGTCAGGGAAATGGCAATGATGCTGAGATCGCCGGCATGATGCAGGCGCTCGATGCCCAGTTCATCATTTCGCCGTGGCTCCTGCTCGTTCCGCTCGCCGTCATCGTATGCATAGCTTTCAAAATGTCTGCTATTCCTGCGCTGATTGTCGGCATCGTTCTCGGATTCCTGTGCCATATCCTTATCCAGGGCGGGGATCTCGGAACCGCAATCGCCACACTGCAGGGTGGCTATGTCATCGAATCCAATAACGATATGATCAATGAACTCTTCAACAACGGCGGACTGGAATCGATGATGTATACCGTATCGATGACCATCGTCGCAATGACATTCGCAGGAATTCTCGAATACAGCGGCATGCTGCAGGCCATCATGAAACAAGTCATCAAAATTGCCAAAGGAACACTCGGCATCGTCACCTCGACAATCGTCGCTGCGTTCGCAACGAATGCCACATGTTCCGAACAGTATATATCCATCGTCGTCCCTTCACGTATGTTTTTAAGGACCTATATAGAAAAGAACCTGCATTCCAAAAACCTCTCCCGTGCGCTTGAAGATGGTGGCACACTGACCTCCGTCTTCATTCCGTGGAATACATGCGGCGTATTCATCTACGGCGTGCTCGGTGTCGCAGCCTGGGAATATGCACCCTATGCGATATTCAACCTGGTCGTACCGTTCATCTCCATCTTCCTCGCTGCAACAGGCATCGGTATTGAAAAGATTTCCGATGAGGAGAGGGAGGATTTCCTCGACAAGCATTATGGAGAGGAAAAATCGAAGGAATCACTGACGCCCGAGACAGTGTGA
- a CDS encoding aldo/keto reductase, producing the protein MLDRKYELNDGSTLPEIGLGTVNIQGARGVNSILTAIEENGYRLIDTSTNYNNEGAVGEAIRRTTVPREQLIISSKLPGAAHDYDKAISMIQESLYRIGIDYFDKYLIHWPLPKQDKYVEAWQALIDAQKFGLIKTIGVSNFLAEHLERLIDETGVTPATNQIERHPYFNNKELVETNRKHGILTEAWSPFGREINDVLENPTIKEIADKYAKSPAQIIVRWNVQNGVLVIPKSDSSLHQRENLDVYGFELTQEDLEAIDGLDKGESGRVEDQHPNEYEEYV; encoded by the coding sequence ATGTTGGATAGAAAATATGAACTGAATGATGGCAGTACTCTGCCGGAGATCGGACTGGGCACGGTGAACATCCAGGGTGCCAGAGGAGTGAACAGCATTTTGACGGCCATTGAAGAGAATGGGTACCGACTCATCGATACTTCCACGAACTACAACAACGAAGGTGCGGTGGGGGAGGCCATCCGGCGTACGACCGTGCCCCGCGAGCAGCTGATCATCAGCTCCAAGCTTCCGGGTGCGGCACATGACTATGACAAAGCCATCAGTATGATCCAGGAGTCGCTGTACCGCATCGGCATCGACTACTTTGACAAATACCTCATCCATTGGCCGCTGCCGAAACAGGACAAATATGTCGAGGCATGGCAGGCACTGATCGATGCCCAGAAGTTCGGACTGATCAAGACCATCGGGGTATCGAACTTCCTCGCTGAACACCTCGAGCGGCTCATCGATGAAACCGGAGTCACGCCGGCAACCAATCAGATTGAACGGCATCCGTATTTCAACAACAAGGAGCTGGTGGAGACGAACAGGAAGCACGGCATACTGACCGAGGCGTGGAGCCCGTTCGGCCGGGAGATCAACGATGTGCTGGAGAATCCGACGATAAAGGAAATTGCCGATAAATATGCCAAGTCACCGGCACAGATCATCGTACGGTGGAATGTTCAGAACGGTGTCCTGGTCATCCCGAAATCCGACTCATCGCTACACCAGAGGGAGAACCTCGATGTATACGGCTTCGAACTGACACAGGAAGACCTTGAAGCGATAGATGGATTGGACAAAGGGGAATCCGGCAGGGTGGAGGACCAGCATCCGAATGAATATGAGGAGTATGTATAG
- a CDS encoding EamA family transporter, whose translation MKASLAPVIILIAAILWGTVGTAKVYLPPGADSISIGAMRLIIGSLILLIIARLLGQLTFRGWPLKVILTAGLAMALFQPFFFNAVTLTGVAVGTVASIGSAPVFSGLIEWLFFKVRPGRVWWISTILAITGCAILMFNTGSITVDPLGILSGLGAGVSFASYTIMNSRLVRHHHPIATAAIVFTISALMLTPFLLFNDQSWMMTSSGISASLYIGLFGTGLAYFLFAYGLKYVKSSSAVTLSLAEPLTASLLGVLFVGEVLALWSWVGLLMLLMGLLILALQSRQRPQQANVNT comes from the coding sequence ATGAAAGCCAGTCTAGCACCTGTGATCATTCTCATCGCTGCAATACTATGGGGGACGGTAGGCACTGCAAAGGTATATCTGCCGCCAGGCGCCGACAGCATATCAATCGGGGCCATGCGCCTGATCATCGGCAGCCTCATCCTCCTCATCATCGCCCGGCTGCTTGGCCAACTGACCTTCAGGGGCTGGCCTCTAAAAGTCATTCTGACTGCCGGACTTGCCATGGCGCTTTTTCAGCCCTTCTTCTTCAATGCAGTCACACTGACTGGCGTCGCGGTCGGTACGGTGGCATCGATCGGCAGTGCGCCCGTGTTCTCAGGACTGATTGAATGGCTGTTCTTCAAAGTGCGGCCGGGCCGTGTATGGTGGATTTCCACCATCCTCGCCATCACCGGATGTGCCATTCTTATGTTCAATACGGGGTCGATCACCGTCGATCCGCTCGGCATACTTTCCGGACTTGGGGCGGGCGTCTCTTTTGCCAGCTATACGATAATGAATTCAAGGTTGGTCAGGCATCATCATCCAATCGCCACTGCCGCCATCGTCTTTACAATCAGCGCCCTGATGCTCACCCCATTCCTGCTGTTCAACGACCAGTCATGGATGATGACTTCAAGTGGCATCTCGGCCTCGCTCTATATCGGACTGTTCGGCACGGGACTTGCGTATTTCCTTTTTGCCTATGGACTGAAATATGTAAAGTCCTCTTCCGCCGTCACACTGTCGCTTGCGGAGCCATTGACCGCTTCACTGCTCGGTGTCCTGTTCGTCGGGGAAGTGCTTGCCCTGTGGTCATGGGTCGGCCTTCTCATGCTGCTGATGGGTCTTCTCATCCTGGCATTACAATCAAGGCAACGTCCGCAACAGGCGAATGTCAATACTTAA